A window of Formosa sp. Hel1_31_208 contains these coding sequences:
- a CDS encoding zinc ribbon domain-containing protein has translation MTTSKTYKFCQSCGMPIKQDSYFGETNLDGSKNHIYCSFCYENGAFTINGTAKEMDLFCKEQMVENESLKFLAWLLTRGIPRLERWKNT, from the coding sequence ATGACGACTTCTAAAACTTATAAGTTTTGCCAAAGTTGTGGCATGCCAATTAAACAAGACTCATATTTTGGAGAAACAAATCTAGATGGGTCTAAGAACCATATATATTGCAGTTTTTGCTATGAAAATGGTGCCTTTACAATTAACGGGACGGCTAAGGAAATGGATTTATTTTGTAAAGAACAAATGGTCGAGAATGAATCTTTAAAATTTCTTGCTTGGTTATTGACAAGAGGGATTCCAAGACTTGAACGTTGGAAAAACACCTAA
- a CDS encoding pyridoxamine 5'-phosphate oxidase family protein, translated as MIRSLKQKECLHILTNNYIGHLAYLYKGAPFIAPITYYFDERINAIVGYSAEGHKTKAMRKHSAVCMEVSEIESVNVWDSILVHGHYEELEGSEAKAYLHGFSLGVKDLIMRKEHRKLDFINQFSSKIYKDIPIVFVIRIEDITGKMRRHED; from the coding sequence ATGATTAGAAGTCTAAAACAGAAGGAATGTCTGCATATCCTAACTAATAATTATATTGGTCATTTAGCTTATCTATACAAAGGCGCACCATTTATTGCGCCAATCACATATTATTTTGATGAACGTATTAATGCAATTGTGGGGTATTCTGCCGAAGGTCATAAAACTAAAGCCATGCGAAAACATAGCGCTGTTTGTATGGAAGTTTCAGAGATAGAATCTGTTAATGTTTGGGACTCCATATTAGTGCATGGTCACTACGAAGAATTAGAAGGAAGTGAAGCTAAAGCATATCTTCATGGGTTTTCTTTAGGTGTTAAAGATTTAATCATGAGAAAAGAGCATCGGAAATTGGACTTCATCAACCAGTTTTCAAGCAAAATATACAAGGATATTCCAATTGTATTTGTAATTCGAATAGAAGACATTACTGGAAAAATGCGACGACATGAAGACTGA